From one Nocardioides scoriae genomic stretch:
- a CDS encoding aminoglycoside phosphotransferase family protein produces MARRGADWQRWVDALPARVDALVEDWQLRPDGTPTHGQAALVVPVRSRSGAPAVLKVGWPHEEAEHEHLALQRWAGRGAVRLLRADPHRSALLLERLHDETLADAWDVEACEVVAGLYADLHVPATPQLRRLSVCAARWSDALRALPRQAPLPRRLVEQAASLAADLAGDPDTDGTLVHADLHYGNVLAADRAPWLAIDPKPLSGDRHYEPAPMLWNRFEELSWPGGTGVRDGLRRRFHALVDTAGLDEDRARDWVVVRMLVLALERLQDPRGRERLVPDDEWFTLCITVAKAVQD; encoded by the coding sequence ATGGCACGCCGCGGCGCGGACTGGCAGCGCTGGGTGGACGCGCTGCCGGCCCGCGTGGACGCGCTCGTCGAGGACTGGCAGCTGCGGCCCGACGGCACGCCCACCCACGGCCAGGCGGCCCTGGTGGTGCCGGTGCGCAGCCGCAGCGGCGCGCCCGCGGTGCTCAAGGTCGGCTGGCCGCACGAGGAGGCCGAGCACGAGCACCTCGCCCTCCAGCGGTGGGCCGGCCGAGGTGCGGTGCGGCTGCTGCGGGCCGATCCCCACCGCAGCGCGCTGCTGCTGGAGCGGCTCCACGACGAGACGCTCGCCGACGCGTGGGACGTCGAGGCGTGCGAGGTCGTGGCCGGGCTGTACGCCGACCTGCACGTGCCCGCGACCCCGCAGCTGCGCCGGCTCTCGGTGTGCGCCGCCCGCTGGTCCGACGCGCTCCGGGCGCTGCCCCGCCAGGCGCCGCTGCCGCGCCGGCTGGTCGAGCAGGCCGCCTCGCTGGCGGCCGACCTGGCCGGCGACCCCGACACCGACGGCACCCTGGTGCACGCGGACCTGCACTACGGCAACGTGCTGGCCGCCGACCGCGCGCCGTGGCTGGCGATCGATCCGAAGCCCCTGAGCGGCGACCGCCACTACGAGCCGGCCCCGATGCTGTGGAACCGCTTCGAGGAGCTCTCGTGGCCCGGCGGCACAGGCGTGCGCGACGGCCTGCGGCGCCGCTTCCACGCCCTGGTCGACACCGCCGGGCTCGACGAGGACCGCGCCCGCGACTGGGTGGTGGTGCGGATGCTCGTGCTCGCCCTGGAGCGGCTGCAGGACCCGCGGGGACGCGAGCGCCTGGTGCCCGACGACGAGTGGTTCACGCTGTGCATCACGGTCGCCAAGGCGGTCCAGGACTAG
- a CDS encoding MFS transporter yields MSATTRTTPETAAASTYPSLRAAWIPLAALCLAFFVEMVDNTLLTIALPTIGRDLGGTTTALQWVTGAYSLTFGGLLLTAGSAADRLGRRRVLLVGLAVFGLVSLAVVAVDSAGSLIALRAALGVAAAAMAPITNSLVFRLFEEQALRMRAMTLMIVVGMSGFVLGPLLGGTALAHVRWEWLLAVNAPIALIAWVGVRLGVPADRTEDLTSDRLDVPGAVLSIATIGLACFTLTSGVEHGWLSVATVGSGLGAALALAAFLRHEGRTPEPMLDLTLFRSGTVRGAAMAQVGTSIAMAGVMFALILHFQYAWGWSPVRAGLANLPLIVTMVLATPLSESLARRLGHRGACLVGAGLLTASLAGLAWGVDHGYPVIAACMVVLTVGLRTVMTICAVALVDAMPANRTSIGAALNDTAQEVGTSVGTAVVGTLVAALVTVSLPAGAWSSDLVASFFHGERVTFAALAVLVGVVAGWGASTLSDSRVVEDPH; encoded by the coding sequence ATGAGCGCCACCACCCGCACCACCCCCGAGACCGCCGCGGCCTCCACCTACCCGTCCCTGCGCGCGGCCTGGATCCCCCTGGCCGCCCTGTGCCTGGCCTTCTTCGTCGAGATGGTCGACAACACCCTGCTGACGATCGCGCTGCCCACGATCGGCCGCGACCTCGGCGGCACCACCACCGCGCTGCAGTGGGTGACCGGCGCCTACTCCCTCACCTTCGGCGGCCTGCTGCTGACGGCCGGCTCGGCGGCCGACCGCCTCGGCCGGCGCCGGGTGCTGCTGGTGGGCCTGGCCGTCTTCGGCCTGGTCAGCCTGGCCGTCGTCGCGGTCGACTCCGCCGGGTCCCTGATCGCGCTGCGGGCGGCGCTCGGCGTCGCGGCAGCCGCCATGGCCCCGATCACCAACTCGCTGGTCTTCCGCCTCTTCGAGGAGCAGGCGCTGCGGATGCGGGCGATGACGCTCATGATCGTGGTCGGCATGAGCGGCTTCGTGCTCGGGCCGCTGCTCGGCGGCACCGCCCTGGCGCACGTGCGCTGGGAGTGGCTGCTCGCCGTCAACGCACCCATCGCGCTGATCGCCTGGGTCGGCGTGCGGCTCGGGGTGCCGGCCGACCGCACCGAGGACCTCACCAGCGACCGGCTCGACGTGCCCGGGGCGGTGCTGAGCATCGCGACCATCGGGCTGGCGTGCTTCACCCTGACCAGCGGCGTCGAGCACGGCTGGCTCTCGGTGGCGACCGTCGGCTCCGGGCTCGGTGCGGCGCTCGCGCTGGCGGCGTTCCTGCGCCACGAGGGGCGCACGCCGGAGCCGATGCTCGACCTCACGCTCTTCCGCAGCGGCACCGTGCGGGGCGCCGCGATGGCCCAGGTCGGCACCTCGATCGCCATGGCGGGGGTGATGTTCGCCCTGATCCTGCACTTCCAGTACGCCTGGGGCTGGTCCCCCGTCCGGGCCGGGCTGGCCAACCTGCCGCTCATCGTCACGATGGTCCTCGCGACGCCGCTCTCGGAGTCGCTGGCCCGCCGCCTCGGCCACCGCGGTGCCTGCCTGGTGGGCGCCGGCCTGCTGACCGCCTCGCTGGCCGGGCTCGCCTGGGGCGTGGACCACGGCTACCCGGTGATCGCCGCGTGCATGGTGGTGCTCACGGTCGGCCTGCGGACCGTGATGACCATCTGCGCGGTCGCGCTGGTCGACGCGATGCCGGCCAACCGCACCTCCATCGGCGCCGCGCTCAACGACACCGCCCAGGAGGTCGGCACGAGCGTCGGCACCGCCGTGGTCGGGACCCTGGTGGCCGCCCTCGTCACGGTCTCGCTGCCGGCCGGAGCGTGGAGCAGCGACCTGGTCGCGTCGTTCTTCCACGGCGAGCGGGTGACCTTCGCCGCGCTGGCCGTCCTGGTGGGCGTCGTCGCCGGGTGGGGCGCCTCCACGCTCAGCGACTCGCGCGTCGTGGAGGACCCGCACTGA
- a CDS encoding DUF1810 domain-containing protein — protein sequence MTSPDLERFVTAQDEHGTYDRALAELRSGRKQSHWMWFVFPQVEGLGRSSTARAYAVRGLDEARAYLDHPVLGPRLRECCQAVLAIADASAEEVLGDVDAVKLRSSMTLFHRADPEDPLFPAVLDQYFGGRPDAATDELLA from the coding sequence ATGACCTCACCCGACCTCGAGCGCTTCGTGACCGCCCAGGACGAGCACGGCACCTACGACCGGGCCCTGGCCGAGCTGCGGTCCGGTCGCAAGCAGAGCCACTGGATGTGGTTCGTGTTCCCGCAGGTCGAGGGCCTGGGGCGCAGCTCCACGGCCCGGGCGTACGCCGTCCGCGGGCTCGACGAGGCCCGCGCCTACCTCGACCACCCGGTGCTGGGTCCTCGGCTGCGGGAGTGCTGCCAGGCCGTGCTCGCGATCGCGGACGCGTCGGCCGAGGAGGTGCTCGGGGACGTCGACGCGGTCAAGCTGCGGTCCTCGATGACGCTGTTCCACCGCGCCGACCCCGAGGACCCGCTGTTCCCGGCCGTCCTCGACCAGTACTTCGGCGGCCGGCCGGACGCCGCCACCGACGAGCTCCTGGCCTGA
- the lepA gene encoding translation elongation factor 4 has product MSLNANAPAPGKTDPAIIRNFCIIAHIDHGKSTLADRMLQLTGVVDERAARAQYLDRMDIERERGITIKSQAVRMPWTVTDEAAELHEVPPATYVLNMIDTPGHVDFTYEVSRSLEACETAVLLVDAAQGIEAQTLANLYLAIGADLHIIPVLNKIDLPNAQPEKYAAELAGIIGCDPGDVLQVSAKTGMGVEHLLNEIVAQTPAPVGDPDAPPRALIFDSVYDTYRGVVTYVRVVDGKLTHRDRIKMMSNGVVHEMLEVGVISPEPVKAGDLGVGEVGYLITGVKDVRQSRVGDTVTSQHHGATEALGGYKHPNPMVYSGLYPIDGDDYPTLRDALERLQLNDAALAYEPETSGALGFGFRCGFLGLLHMEIVRERLEREFNLDLISTAPNVVYGLLMEDGSERVVTNPSEYPNDGKIAEVREPVVRATILSPSDYIGVIMELCQSKRGQLDGMDYLSEDRVEMRYTLPMGEIVFDFFDQLKSRTKGYASLDYEPTGEQAADLVKVDILLQGETVDAFSAIVHRDAAYGYGVMLAGKLRELIPRQQYEVPIQAAIGARVIARETIRAIRKDVLAKCYGGDITRKRKLLEKQKEGKKRMKMVGRVEVPQEAFIAALSTSGPPDKKR; this is encoded by the coding sequence GTGTCCCTGAACGCCAACGCGCCCGCCCCGGGGAAGACCGACCCCGCGATCATCCGCAACTTCTGCATCATCGCGCACATCGACCACGGCAAGTCGACGCTGGCCGACCGGATGCTGCAGCTGACCGGCGTGGTCGACGAGCGGGCCGCCCGGGCGCAGTACCTCGACCGGATGGACATCGAGCGCGAGCGCGGCATCACCATCAAGAGCCAGGCCGTGCGGATGCCGTGGACGGTCACCGACGAGGCGGCCGAGCTCCACGAGGTCCCGCCGGCGACGTACGTCCTCAACATGATCGACACCCCGGGCCACGTCGACTTCACCTACGAGGTCTCCCGCTCGCTCGAGGCGTGCGAGACCGCCGTGCTGCTCGTCGACGCGGCACAGGGGATCGAGGCCCAGACGCTGGCCAACCTCTACCTCGCCATCGGCGCGGACCTGCACATCATCCCGGTGCTCAACAAGATCGACCTGCCCAACGCCCAGCCCGAGAAGTACGCCGCGGAGCTCGCGGGCATCATCGGCTGCGACCCCGGCGACGTCCTCCAGGTGAGCGCCAAGACCGGCATGGGCGTCGAGCACCTGCTCAACGAGATCGTGGCCCAGACGCCGGCCCCCGTCGGCGACCCCGACGCCCCGCCGCGCGCGCTGATCTTCGACTCGGTCTACGACACCTACCGCGGCGTGGTCACCTACGTCCGCGTCGTCGACGGCAAGCTCACCCACCGCGACCGCATCAAGATGATGTCCAACGGCGTCGTGCACGAGATGCTCGAGGTCGGCGTCATCAGCCCCGAGCCGGTCAAGGCCGGCGACCTCGGGGTGGGGGAGGTCGGCTACCTCATCACGGGCGTGAAGGACGTGCGCCAGTCGCGGGTCGGTGACACCGTCACCAGCCAGCACCACGGCGCCACGGAGGCGCTGGGCGGCTACAAGCACCCCAACCCGATGGTCTACTCGGGGCTCTACCCGATCGACGGCGACGACTACCCGACGCTGCGCGACGCCCTGGAGCGGCTCCAGCTCAACGACGCGGCGCTGGCCTACGAGCCGGAGACCTCGGGCGCGCTCGGGTTCGGCTTCCGCTGCGGCTTCCTCGGCCTGCTCCACATGGAGATCGTGCGCGAGCGCCTCGAGCGGGAGTTCAACCTCGACCTGATCTCGACGGCCCCCAACGTGGTCTACGGCCTGCTCATGGAGGACGGCAGCGAGCGGGTGGTCACCAACCCGAGCGAGTACCCCAACGACGGCAAGATCGCCGAGGTCCGCGAGCCGGTCGTGCGGGCCACGATCCTCTCGCCGAGCGACTACATCGGCGTGATCATGGAGCTGTGCCAGTCCAAGCGCGGGCAGCTCGACGGCATGGACTACCTCTCCGAGGACCGCGTCGAGATGCGCTACACGCTGCCGATGGGCGAGATCGTCTTCGACTTCTTCGACCAGCTGAAGTCGCGCACCAAGGGCTACGCCTCCCTGGACTACGAGCCCACCGGCGAGCAGGCCGCCGACCTGGTCAAGGTCGACATCCTGCTCCAGGGCGAGACGGTCGACGCGTTCAGCGCGATCGTGCACCGCGACGCGGCGTACGGCTACGGCGTGATGCTGGCCGGCAAGCTGCGCGAGCTGATCCCGCGCCAGCAGTACGAGGTGCCGATCCAGGCCGCCATCGGCGCGCGCGTCATCGCCCGGGAGACGATCCGCGCGATCCGCAAGGACGTGCTGGCCAAGTGCTACGGCGGTGACATCACCCGCAAGCGCAAGCTGCTGGAGAAGCAGAAGGAGGGCAAGAAGCGGATGAAGATGGTCGGCCGCGTCGAGGTCCCCCAGGAGGCGTTCATCGCCGCGCTCTCCACCTCGGGCCCGCCCGACAAGAAGCGCTAG
- a CDS encoding YciI family protein translates to MTQYLLSVHHDGSDVYADEAQMQQAFAQVDAFNTELRTSGSWVFAGGLTAPSDATVVDASTGEPVVTDGPFAESKEQLGGFWVVEAPDLDAALAIAAKGSAACMGPVEVRPFQGE, encoded by the coding sequence ATGACCCAGTACCTGCTCTCCGTGCACCACGACGGCTCCGACGTCTACGCCGACGAGGCCCAGATGCAGCAGGCGTTCGCCCAGGTCGACGCCTTCAACACCGAGCTCCGCACCAGCGGCAGCTGGGTCTTCGCCGGCGGGCTCACCGCCCCGTCGGACGCCACCGTGGTCGACGCCTCGACGGGCGAGCCGGTCGTCACCGACGGCCCCTTCGCGGAGTCCAAGGAGCAGCTCGGCGGCTTCTGGGTCGTCGAGGCCCCCGACCTCGACGCCGCCCTCGCCATCGCCGCGAAGGGCTCGGCCGCCTGCATGGGGCCGGTCGAGGTGCGCCCCTTCCAGGGCGAGTGA
- a CDS encoding TetR/AcrR family transcriptional regulator, giving the protein MATRPPDSPAAPSAPAAPGGRRRASHSLEAVVSEAVALLDEAGEPALTFRALATRLGGGVASIYWYVASKDELLDRACDHVLAGVLDEVAPASGSPDPLDDVRTIGVTLFDAIVARPWLAAYFLRDTDVQPHGLRLYDHLGQQVMRLGLSPRRSFDAVSAVMGYVVGVGADLGRQPPQEVLSGEVGRDEFVGRYADQWRALDPAAYPFLHYVVDEFAVHDDADQFLAGLDLLLAGLRLAADA; this is encoded by the coding sequence ATGGCGACCCGACCTCCCGACAGCCCCGCGGCCCCGTCCGCGCCCGCCGCCCCCGGTGGCCGACGCCGGGCGTCGCACTCGCTGGAGGCCGTGGTCTCCGAGGCCGTCGCGCTGCTCGACGAGGCCGGCGAGCCCGCCCTCACCTTCCGCGCGCTGGCGACCCGCCTCGGTGGCGGTGTCGCGAGCATCTACTGGTACGTCGCCAGCAAGGACGAGCTGCTCGACCGGGCCTGCGACCACGTGCTGGCCGGGGTGCTGGACGAGGTCGCGCCCGCGTCCGGCAGCCCGGACCCGCTCGACGACGTCCGGACCATCGGCGTGACGCTCTTCGACGCGATCGTCGCGCGGCCGTGGTTGGCGGCGTACTTCCTGCGCGACACGGACGTGCAGCCCCACGGCCTGCGCCTCTACGACCACCTCGGCCAGCAGGTGATGCGCCTCGGCCTCTCGCCGCGCCGCAGCTTCGACGCCGTGTCGGCGGTCATGGGGTACGTCGTCGGGGTCGGCGCCGACCTCGGGCGCCAGCCCCCGCAGGAGGTCCTCTCCGGCGAGGTCGGCCGCGACGAGTTCGTCGGCCGCTACGCCGACCAGTGGCGCGCGCTCGACCCCGCGGCGTACCCCTTCCTGCACTACGTGGTCGACGAGTTCGCGGTCCACGACGACGCCGACCAGTTCCTCGCCGGCCTCGACCTGCTCCTCGCCGGCCTCCGGCTGGCAGCCGACGCCTAG
- a CDS encoding NAD(P)-binding protein: MTTPTRTLDVDYLVVGAGATGMAFTDALVDHSGATVALVDRRPGVGGHWREAYPFVQLHQASTFYGVASTVLGGGRVQADGPEAGLLERAGQPTIQAYYESVLVERLLGSGRVELLAGCDYVGDGVVVEQDGGAAYVVGERTRLVDARYLAPRIPAETPPRFAVGEGVRVVAVNDLPAEHERSGVPGQHVVVGSGKTATDACVWLLRHGVDPDTICWVRPRDPWMLNRALIQPKPEVYLGMVAEMMRLASDAPSLDALFLRLEDAGIMLRVDPSVTPSMAKAPTLGTWELDLLRSIDDVVRLGHVQSVSRGRLHLDGGSVAIADDALVVNCAADGLRTRPSLPIWGPEAITPQPVRAGFPCFGAAITGYVEATRPAGPDGDAEKNRLCPPSAYGNSLVDWARMNVVGMRNSASFGSEPDIKDWSDRVALNPARVSPDHPGSPALDDARARLAEHAGPGVARLAALAGLTSPAPDGA; this comes from the coding sequence ATGACCACGCCCACCCGCACGCTCGACGTCGACTACCTCGTGGTCGGCGCCGGCGCGACCGGCATGGCCTTCACCGACGCGCTCGTCGACCACTCCGGGGCCACCGTGGCGCTGGTGGACCGGCGACCGGGCGTGGGCGGCCACTGGCGCGAGGCCTACCCCTTCGTCCAGCTCCACCAGGCCTCGACGTTCTACGGCGTCGCCTCCACGGTGCTCGGCGGCGGCCGGGTCCAGGCCGACGGCCCCGAGGCGGGCCTGCTCGAGCGGGCAGGCCAGCCGACGATCCAGGCCTACTACGAGTCGGTCCTGGTGGAGCGGCTGCTCGGCTCCGGACGGGTCGAGCTGCTGGCGGGGTGCGACTACGTCGGCGACGGCGTCGTGGTCGAGCAGGACGGCGGCGCGGCGTACGTCGTGGGCGAGCGGACGCGGCTCGTGGACGCGCGCTACCTCGCCCCGCGGATCCCCGCCGAGACCCCGCCGCGCTTCGCCGTCGGCGAGGGCGTGCGGGTCGTCGCCGTCAACGACCTGCCGGCCGAGCACGAGCGCAGCGGCGTGCCCGGGCAGCACGTCGTGGTGGGCTCCGGCAAGACCGCCACCGACGCCTGCGTGTGGCTGCTGCGCCACGGCGTCGACCCCGACACGATCTGCTGGGTGCGACCGCGCGACCCGTGGATGCTCAACCGGGCGCTGATCCAGCCCAAGCCGGAGGTCTACCTCGGCATGGTGGCCGAGATGATGCGGCTGGCCTCCGACGCCCCGTCGCTCGACGCGCTGTTCCTGCGGCTCGAGGACGCCGGCATCATGCTGCGCGTCGACCCCTCGGTGACGCCGTCGATGGCCAAGGCGCCCACCCTCGGCACCTGGGAGCTCGACCTGCTGCGGAGCATCGACGACGTGGTGCGGCTCGGGCACGTGCAGTCGGTCTCCCGCGGCCGGCTCCACCTCGACGGGGGCTCGGTCGCCATCGCCGACGACGCCCTGGTCGTCAACTGCGCGGCCGACGGCCTGCGGACCCGTCCCTCGCTGCCGATCTGGGGCCCCGAGGCGATCACGCCCCAGCCGGTGCGGGCCGGGTTCCCCTGCTTCGGCGCCGCGATCACCGGCTACGTCGAGGCCACCCGCCCCGCAGGGCCCGACGGCGACGCCGAGAAGAACCGGCTGTGCCCGCCCTCGGCGTACGGCAACTCGCTGGTCGACTGGGCCCGGATGAACGTCGTCGGGATGCGCAACTCCGCCTCCTTCGGCTCCGAGCCGGACATCAAGGACTGGTCCGACCGGGTGGCGCTCAACCCCGCCCGGGTCTCCCCCGACCACCCCGGCTCCCCCGCCCTCGACGACGCCCGCGCCCGCCTGGCCGAGCACGCCGGCCCCGGCGTCGCCCGCCTCGCGGCGCTCGCGGGCCTGACCTCGCCGGCCCCGGACGGCGCCTGA
- a CDS encoding amidase codes for MSSPTSYAVTTGAPTTGLTDLPAREIAALVRLGRVSAREVVAAHLARIAEVDPRLHAVVHLEPHRALAQAIRLDARVRRGLPGGALAGVPVLVKDNIDVAGQTTRAGSEGHDGGLARLDAPVVSRLRAAGAIVLGRTNMDELAMGASTQTSAHGPTRNPVDARRSPGGSSGGSAAAVAAGMVPLALGTDTGGSVREPASQCGVVGLAPSPGLTPMTGVVPFAPDLDRVGTLTRDTGDAALALAVLSGREPAPHRLDAGGVRRLRVGVVTELLDRNQPEVRAALEDWVARLQGLGVAVTPVSVPDAPAALECYTHLSSVAALGSLAPWVRSGRAGEEVLRRWELGRQLLAEQTRLDAAREVRWRLRRQAAQALRQVDVLVSPTMPTVAPLLAGEESARELADPMGAPYTDCWTVVANLAGLAAVSVPAAVGEAGLPVGVMLMGAPGSDEQLLALPRLRP; via the coding sequence ATGTCGTCCCCCACGTCGTACGCCGTCACGACGGGTGCCCCCACGACCGGGCTCACCGACCTGCCCGCCCGCGAGATCGCGGCCCTGGTCCGCCTCGGGCGGGTCAGCGCCCGCGAGGTCGTGGCCGCCCACCTGGCCCGCATCGCCGAGGTCGACCCGCGGCTGCACGCCGTGGTCCACCTCGAGCCGCACCGCGCGCTGGCCCAGGCGATCCGCCTCGACGCCCGCGTCCGCCGGGGCCTCCCCGGTGGGGCCCTGGCCGGGGTGCCGGTGCTGGTCAAGGACAACATCGACGTCGCCGGCCAGACCACCCGCGCGGGCTCGGAGGGCCACGACGGCGGCCTGGCCAGGCTCGACGCCCCGGTCGTGTCGCGGCTGCGGGCCGCCGGCGCGATCGTGCTCGGGCGCACCAACATGGACGAGCTGGCCATGGGCGCCTCGACCCAGACCTCGGCGCACGGCCCGACCCGCAACCCCGTGGACGCGCGCCGCAGCCCCGGCGGCAGCTCCGGCGGCTCGGCGGCTGCCGTCGCGGCCGGGATGGTGCCGCTGGCGCTGGGCACCGACACCGGGGGCTCGGTGCGCGAGCCCGCCTCCCAGTGCGGCGTGGTGGGTCTGGCGCCCAGCCCCGGCCTGACGCCGATGACCGGCGTGGTGCCCTTCGCCCCCGACCTCGACCGGGTCGGCACCCTGACCCGCGACACCGGCGACGCGGCGCTGGCCCTGGCCGTGCTCTCGGGCCGCGAGCCCGCCCCCCACCGCCTCGACGCGGGCGGCGTGCGCCGGCTGCGCGTCGGCGTGGTCACCGAGCTGCTCGACCGCAACCAGCCCGAGGTCCGGGCGGCCCTCGAGGACTGGGTGGCGCGGCTGCAGGGCCTCGGCGTGGCCGTCACCCCGGTCAGCGTGCCGGACGCCCCCGCCGCCCTCGAGTGCTACACCCACCTCTCGTCCGTGGCCGCCCTCGGCTCGCTCGCGCCCTGGGTCCGCTCGGGCCGGGCCGGCGAGGAGGTGCTGCGGCGCTGGGAGCTGGGCCGGCAGCTGCTGGCCGAGCAGACCCGGCTCGACGCCGCCCGCGAGGTCCGCTGGCGGCTGCGCCGGCAGGCGGCCCAGGCGCTGCGCCAGGTCGACGTGCTGGTCTCCCCGACGATGCCCACGGTCGCGCCCCTGCTCGCCGGCGAGGAGTCCGCGCGCGAGCTCGCCGACCCGATGGGCGCGCCGTACACCGACTGCTGGACCGTCGTGGCCAACCTGGCCGGCCTGGCCGCCGTCTCGGTGCCCGCCGCCGTCGGCGAGGCCGGGCTCCCGGTCGGGGTGATGCTCATGGGCGCGCCCGGCAGCGACGAGCAGCTGCTGGCCCTGCCCCGGCTGCGCCCCTAG
- a CDS encoding RNA polymerase sigma factor: protein MGASDADLEAVFRAEHGRVVAALARRFGDLDLAEDATGEALVVATETWRDEGLPPNPGGWLTTTATRRALDRLRREGRRDDKHAEAQMITDPTPPLPTGPVEDDRLRLVFTCCHPALAPEHRVALTLRLLGGLTVAEIAAAFLVPETTMAQRITRSKQKIARAGIPYRIPSAQDLPARLDAVLAVLYLVFNEGYLGSSGQAQRTDLTSEAIRLARQLREMVAGTPSLGAQPEVDGLLALMLLVEARAATRVSEGRLVPLDEQDRTRWDAALVEEGHRLVRGCLALGRPGRYQLQAAVNAVHTDALDASLTEWGQVVQLYDQLLALTRSPVVALNRAVAVAEVEGPEAALALVDPLGLEGYHAWHATRADLLRRLDRPAEARAAYDAAIGLAGSEEERAFLVGRRDALRDPTTT, encoded by the coding sequence GTGGGGGCGAGCGACGCCGACCTCGAGGCGGTCTTCCGCGCCGAGCACGGTCGGGTCGTGGCCGCCCTGGCCCGGCGCTTCGGCGACCTCGACCTGGCCGAGGACGCCACCGGCGAGGCCCTCGTCGTGGCCACCGAGACGTGGCGCGACGAGGGGCTCCCGCCCAACCCCGGCGGCTGGCTCACCACCACCGCCACCCGCAGGGCGCTCGACCGGCTCCGCCGGGAGGGCCGCCGCGACGACAAGCACGCCGAGGCGCAGATGATCACCGACCCCACGCCCCCGCTCCCGACCGGGCCGGTCGAGGACGACCGGCTGCGCCTGGTCTTCACCTGCTGCCACCCCGCGCTGGCGCCCGAGCACCGGGTGGCGCTGACGCTGCGGCTGCTCGGCGGTCTGACCGTCGCCGAGATCGCGGCGGCGTTCCTGGTGCCCGAGACGACGATGGCGCAGCGGATCACGCGCTCGAAGCAGAAGATCGCCCGGGCGGGCATCCCCTACCGGATCCCGTCGGCGCAGGACCTGCCCGCACGTCTCGACGCCGTGCTGGCCGTGCTCTACCTGGTCTTCAACGAGGGCTACCTCGGGTCGTCCGGCCAGGCGCAGCGCACCGACCTGACGAGCGAGGCGATCCGGCTCGCCCGCCAGCTGCGCGAGATGGTGGCGGGCACGCCGTCGCTGGGCGCGCAGCCCGAGGTCGACGGGCTGCTCGCGCTGATGCTGCTCGTCGAGGCCCGGGCCGCCACCCGCGTGAGCGAGGGCCGGTTGGTGCCCCTCGACGAGCAGGACCGCACGCGGTGGGACGCCGCGCTGGTCGAGGAGGGACACCGCCTGGTGCGCGGCTGCCTCGCGCTCGGGCGCCCCGGTCGCTACCAGCTGCAGGCGGCCGTCAACGCCGTCCACACCGATGCGCTCGACGCCTCGCTCACCGAGTGGGGCCAGGTCGTGCAGCTCTACGACCAGCTGCTCGCCCTCACCCGCAGCCCGGTGGTCGCGCTCAACCGCGCCGTCGCGGTGGCGGAGGTCGAGGGCCCCGAGGCGGCGCTGGCGCTGGTCGACCCGCTGGGGCTCGAGGGCTACCACGCGTGGCACGCCACCCGGGCCGACCTGCTGCGACGGCTCGACCGGCCGGCGGAGGCGCGCGCGGCGTACGACGCGGCGATCGGGCTGGCGGGCAGCGAGGAGGAGCGGGCCTTCCTCGTCGGCCGGCGCGACGCGCTGCGCGATCCGACCACCACCTAG
- a CDS encoding LLM class flavin-dependent oxidoreductase: protein MHLGVDSFVSSVTDPSTGHQVGPAERIEHLLEEISLADRVGLYSFGIGEHHRSEYYDSAPQIILAAAAARTERIRLGSAVKVLSADDPVRVFQQFATLDLIAKGRIDLVVGRGSFTEAFPLFGLDLADYDSLFSEKLELLLQIRDQVEVTWSGRHRPPLQRQSVYPRPVQDPLPIWVGVGGTPESFARAGLLGLPLMIAIIGGQPRQFAPLVDLYRRAGAQAGHPPEQLQVGLHVFGFVAESTRAAGDTIYPGWEEMFAKISRERGFAPPSRPQFDATAGPDGAFFMGDPQTVAEKIRRVSDQLGGVDRISLQMTNPRLAHADLLRGIELLGTEVAPLVAR, encoded by the coding sequence ATGCACCTCGGCGTCGACAGCTTCGTGTCCTCCGTCACCGACCCGTCGACCGGCCACCAGGTCGGTCCGGCGGAGCGCATCGAGCACCTGCTGGAGGAGATCTCGCTCGCCGACCGGGTCGGCCTCTACTCCTTCGGCATCGGCGAGCACCACCGCAGCGAGTACTACGACTCCGCCCCGCAGATCATCCTGGCGGCCGCCGCAGCCCGCACCGAGCGGATCCGGCTCGGCAGCGCGGTCAAGGTGCTCAGCGCCGACGACCCGGTGCGGGTGTTCCAGCAGTTCGCCACCCTCGACCTCATCGCCAAGGGCCGCATCGACCTCGTGGTCGGCCGCGGCTCCTTCACCGAGGCGTTCCCGCTCTTCGGCCTCGACCTGGCCGACTACGACTCGCTGTTCAGCGAGAAGCTCGAGCTGCTGCTCCAGATCCGCGACCAGGTCGAGGTGACCTGGTCCGGACGCCACCGACCGCCGCTGCAGCGCCAGAGCGTCTACCCCCGCCCCGTGCAGGACCCGCTCCCGATCTGGGTCGGCGTGGGCGGCACCCCCGAGTCCTTCGCGCGCGCCGGACTGCTCGGGCTGCCGCTGATGATCGCGATCATCGGCGGCCAGCCGCGCCAGTTCGCCCCGCTGGTCGACCTCTACCGCCGGGCCGGCGCCCAGGCCGGCCACCCTCCCGAGCAGCTGCAGGTGGGCCTGCACGTCTTCGGCTTCGTGGCCGAGAGCACCCGCGCCGCCGGCGACACGATCTACCCCGGCTGGGAGGAGATGTTCGCCAAGATCTCCCGCGAGCGCGGCTTCGCGCCGCCGTCGCGGCCCCAGTTCGACGCGACCGCCGGGCCCGACGGCGCCTTCTTCATGGGCGACCCGCAGACGGTGGCCGAGAAGATCCGGCGCGTGTCCGACCAGCTCGGCGGCGTCGACCGGATCTCGCTGCAGATGACCAACCCGCGCCTGGCGCACGCCGACCTGCTCCGCGGCATCGAGCTGCTCGGGACCGAGGTCGCCCCGCTGGTGGCCCGATGA